Genomic DNA from Paracoccus sp. MBLB3053:
GCAGCGGCAAGGATCAGCCAGCTTTCGGCCCGTGTCAGGCCAACATAAAGCAGCCGCTTGCGTTCCTGCAGCTGACGTTCGGTCTGTTCGGCGGCGAGTTCTTCGATCTCGGTGGGTCTCTCTCCCTTTCTGCCTCGCCAAAGCTGCGTGCCATCGGGCAGCTTCAGAACCTGTCCCTCGCGCGGGGGGCGGCGCTTGGCGCTGTCGGGCATGATGACGACCGGGCTTTCGAGCCCCTTCGAGCCATGAACCGTCATGACGCGGATCAGCCCCTCGCCATGCTCGCCTGCCGAACCCGGCTGGCGCTTGACCTCGACATCGTCGCCGGTCAGCCAGACAAGAAATCCGGTCAGCGATGGCGTTTCGCTGCTTTCATAGCTCAGCGCCTGCGACAGAAGCTCGTCTATCCCGTCCTCTGCCTCGGGTCCAAGGCGGGCAACCATCCTCTCGCGCGCGCCATGGCGGATCAGCAGGCGCGAAATCAGGTCATAGGGGCGCATGAAGCCGGTCTGGCCCATAAGGTCAGACAACAGTTCGACTGCGGCCCGATGCCCGGATTCGCGCAGCCTGCGCCAGAGGTATTCATTTTTCTTGCGGCCTGCGGCAAGCCGGTAAAGCTCTTCCTCGCTCAGCCCGAAAATGGGCGAACGCAGGGCCGCGGCCAGTGACAGGTCGTCCTCGGGCGTGGCGAGGACCGAGAGGACGGCGCGGATGTCGCGCACGGCCATCTCTCCGGCAAGCTTGAGCCGGTCCGCGCCCGCCACGGGAAGGTTCGCGGCCTTGAGCGCCGCGATGATCTCGGCAAAAAGCTCCGAGCGGCGCTGGACAAGGATCAGGATATCGCCTGCCCGCACCCGCCGCACCTTGCCTTCCTTGGCGTCGAAGATCGGCGTGCCCAGCATGTCGCGGATCGCTCGGGCGATGGCGCGGGCAAGCTGGGTCGTCTCGGAGTTCTCGGCAGGCTTGTCGACCGGATCGGTCCAGTCTCCGGGTTCGGGCTTTTCGGGCTTCGGTATCGACGGCCAGAGGTCGACCCGACCAGGCATGTCAGTGCGGAACGCCCGATGCCTGGGCGGGACGCCCAGCCCCCGCGCCGCCTCGCCGGCGAAGACCTGATCGACCAGCGAAAGGACCGCGGTCGAAGACCGGAAGGAATGCAGCAGCTCAAGCACCTGCATCGGGTTGCCGACCGTCGAGAAGGCTTCGGCAAAGCCGCTCCGCCTTGCCTCGAAGACGGCGATATCGGCGCCCTGGAAAGAATAGATCGACTGCTTGGGATCGCCGACCACGAAAAGGCTTCGCGAACCCGGATCTCGTGCGCCCTCGCCCGAGGTGAACTCGTCTGTCAGCCTCTCGATCACCTGCCATTGGGCAGGACTGGTGTCCTGCGCCTCGTCGACAAGGATATGGTCGATGCCGCCATCCAGTCGGAACAGCACCCATTGCGCCATGCTGTTTTCCGAAAGCAGCCGAGCTGTGCGGTCGATCAGATCGTCGAAATCAAGAAAACCCAGCGCCGCCTTCTGCGTCTCGTAGCGCCGAAGGAAGGCATGGCCGAAGCGGTGCAGCGCAAGGCTGCGCTCGGCCATGGCCAAGGCGAGCCGCTGCGGGCGGGCTTCTTGAACGCGCTCCATCAGGAAATGCAGATCGTCGATCAATTCGGCGCAGGGGCCCTGCCGCAATGCCTTGGTCGGGAAGCCGTCGATCTTGGCGCTAAATGGTTCCTTGGCGCCCGAGCCCGTCAGGAGCACCGATTCCAGCAAGAGAAGTTCGGCCAGGCCCGGCTGGGACCAGTTTCCGGGCTGCAGCTTGGCGGCGGCCTTCTGGTCATTTGTGCCACCCTTCAGCAGCAAGGGGATCAGCCCTGCGATGACCTTCGTGCCATCTGAAAAGCAGCGCGACAGAAGGAGATCAAGATCGTCGCCCGGCCCCAGCCCGCAGGCCTCCCAGAGCAGGTCCCGGTCTGCGGGGGCATCGAACCCCCGCAGACCGGCGAGGAAGGCGTCGAGGTTTTCGCCGGAATGAAGCAGCAGGAGATCAGCGAGCTCGGCTGCGTTCTCGCGGGCCATGTCCTCGATAATTTCCGAGCGGATCAGGGCGGCGCTGCGATCATCAAGTTCGGTAAAGCCATGCGGCACGCCCGCCTCGATCGGAAAGCGGCGCAGCACCCCCGCGCAGAAGCTGTGGATCGTCTGGACCTTGAGCCCGCCCGGTGCCTCGAT
This window encodes:
- the addA gene encoding double-strand break repair helicase AddA, which produces MSEMKFDEATLAQVRAADPFRSTWLTANAGSGKTRVLTDRVARLLLAGTAPEKILCLTYTKAAATEMQNRLLQRLGKWAMLPEDRLRDELARLGEDREPDLPAARRLFARAIEAPGGLKVQTIHSFCAGVLRRFPIEAGVPHGFTELDDRSAALIRSEIIEDMARENAAELADLLLLHSGENLDAFLAGLRGFDAPADRDLLWEACGLGPGDDLDLLLSRCFSDGTKVIAGLIPLLLKGGTNDQKAAAKLQPGNWSQPGLAELLLLESVLLTGSGAKEPFSAKIDGFPTKALRQGPCAELIDDLHFLMERVQEARPQRLALAMAERSLALHRFGHAFLRRYETQKAALGFLDFDDLIDRTARLLSENSMAQWVLFRLDGGIDHILVDEAQDTSPAQWQVIERLTDEFTSGEGARDPGSRSLFVVGDPKQSIYSFQGADIAVFEARRSGFAEAFSTVGNPMQVLELLHSFRSSTAVLSLVDQVFAGEAARGLGVPPRHRAFRTDMPGRVDLWPSIPKPEKPEPGDWTDPVDKPAENSETTQLARAIARAIRDMLGTPIFDAKEGKVRRVRAGDILILVQRRSELFAEIIAALKAANLPVAGADRLKLAGEMAVRDIRAVLSVLATPEDDLSLAAALRSPIFGLSEEELYRLAAGRKKNEYLWRRLRESGHRAAVELLSDLMGQTGFMRPYDLISRLLIRHGARERMVARLGPEAEDGIDELLSQALSYESSETPSLTGFLVWLTGDDVEVKRQPGSAGEHGEGLIRVMTVHGSKGLESPVVIMPDSAKRRPPREGQVLKLPDGTQLWRGRKGERPTEIEELAAEQTERQLQERKRLLYVGLTRAESWLILAAAGETGAGEDSWHSLVEAAFGRTELAETRLPAPWGGEVRRLSFGEWPGTAPETLKFAKAKIDEPTWLRATPPPMPEKRRPIGATSLGGAKILAATGDGDAASAMLAGTRLHLLLEHLPGRNPAEWGDIARDVLSDGEGGLPGPDDLAWLLDEARQIMAAPDLASVFALPQGAEVFQELALSAPLPGIGMLFGKIDRLVVTPDRILAVDYKSNRDVPAQPEATPLGILRQMAAYRAALRQLWPYTPVEAAVLWTATRSLMLLPDALLDSVLAALDPVGSAP